A single genomic interval of Saccharothrix saharensis harbors:
- a CDS encoding helix-turn-helix domain-containing protein — translation MAVRRTGFVRARKAAGFTQESFAEVMHVDRSTVARWEQGTREPLPYQRPKLARLLKITMNELDELLHPEVESVAATQHASPPAVVVPSPRVVQAELLTQYEALTSAYRQIDYQAGSAAVYEQTVSQLNRLMSMADNVPSSHYQRFALVLGDTAQLAAWLAIDHQDYGAARRYTSLALSSAQEGEEAQLHAYVLGIMSYIHLHAGRGPDAVRLLLAALHLAENPRFGISQAVHSWLSEAIGEAYALAGDHRAGAAALAKAERLFDGVDQARRTGVARVLQRG, via the coding sequence ATGGCAGTACGGCGAACCGGCTTTGTCCGGGCGAGGAAGGCCGCTGGCTTCACTCAGGAGTCGTTCGCGGAAGTCATGCACGTTGACCGCTCCACGGTGGCCCGCTGGGAGCAGGGCACGCGAGAGCCGCTGCCATACCAGCGCCCGAAGCTGGCTCGGCTGCTGAAGATCACGATGAACGAGCTGGACGAGCTGCTGCACCCCGAGGTCGAAAGCGTTGCGGCGACGCAACATGCGAGTCCGCCCGCCGTCGTGGTGCCTTCGCCACGAGTGGTCCAAGCCGAGCTACTGACGCAGTACGAAGCGCTGACAAGTGCCTACCGCCAGATCGACTACCAGGCCGGTTCGGCAGCGGTGTACGAGCAGACCGTCTCGCAGCTCAACCGCCTGATGAGCATGGCGGACAACGTGCCGTCATCCCACTACCAGCGGTTCGCCCTGGTACTTGGTGACACTGCCCAGCTCGCTGCCTGGTTGGCGATCGACCACCAGGACTACGGCGCAGCCCGGCGCTACACCTCACTGGCCTTGTCCAGCGCACAGGAAGGCGAGGAAGCCCAGCTCCATGCCTACGTGCTGGGGATCATGAGCTACATCCACCTGCACGCGGGGCGAGGGCCGGACGCGGTGCGCTTGCTGCTGGCAGCGTTGCACCTCGCGGAGAACCCGCGCTTCGGCATCAGCCAAGCTGTCCACTCCTGGCTGTCGGAAGCCATCGGGGAGGCGTACGCCCTGGCGGGAGACCATCGGGCAGGAGCAGCAGCGCTCGCTAAGGCTGAGCGGTTGTTCGATGGCGTCGACCAAGCCCGACGTACCGGCGTGGCTCGGGTTCTACAACGGGGCTGA
- a CDS encoding DMT family transporter, whose amino-acid sequence MNRRNWLLLVALSFLWGAAYLVIAVALRGFPPVVVVFGRVFLAALFLTPLAIRRDVLRPLLKHPWWVLVTVLVQSTAPLLLLTYGQQWLSAGLTGVLIGAQPLFVAALATWFASDERPEGVRGILGLVMGFAGIGLLFGVDIGGSSHLLLGGILVTAAAMCYAAGSILIHRKFSFAQPLGIATSAMLVSSAVTAIPAALMTPDQMPSSASVVALVALGVVFTALTLTVFYGLIARAGPSKATLAFYLSPGVTVVLGWLLLDEQVQWSTVVGLVAIIVGSVLAAGKAEQLA is encoded by the coding sequence ATGAACCGTAGGAACTGGCTGCTGCTCGTGGCACTGTCCTTCCTGTGGGGTGCGGCCTACCTGGTAATCGCGGTCGCATTGCGTGGGTTTCCGCCGGTGGTTGTGGTGTTCGGGCGGGTCTTCCTCGCTGCGCTATTTCTGACACCATTGGCTATCCGCCGTGATGTCTTGAGACCACTGCTGAAGCATCCGTGGTGGGTGCTCGTGACCGTCCTCGTACAGTCCACCGCGCCTCTGCTCCTGCTTACTTATGGGCAGCAATGGCTGTCTGCTGGCCTTACGGGCGTCCTTATTGGGGCGCAGCCGCTGTTCGTGGCGGCCCTTGCTACCTGGTTCGCATCCGACGAGAGGCCGGAGGGTGTCAGAGGAATCCTCGGGCTCGTTATGGGCTTCGCTGGTATCGGGCTGCTGTTCGGTGTGGACATCGGCGGTAGTTCGCACTTGCTGCTCGGCGGAATCCTGGTTACCGCGGCTGCCATGTGTTACGCCGCTGGCTCTATCCTGATCCACCGCAAGTTTAGCTTTGCCCAGCCGCTGGGCATTGCCACTTCGGCCATGCTGGTGAGCAGCGCAGTAACCGCCATTCCAGCCGCACTGATGACGCCGGACCAGATGCCGTCATCCGCCAGTGTGGTGGCATTGGTGGCGCTCGGCGTGGTGTTCACGGCCCTGACACTCACCGTCTTCTACGGCCTCATCGCACGAGCTGGGCCAAGCAAAGCGACGCTGGCGTTTTATCTTTCGCCTGGTGTGACGGTGGTGCTTGGCTGGTTGCTGCTCGATGAGCAGGTGCAGTGGTCGACGGTGGTTGGCCTGGTGGCGATCATTGTGGGTTCGGTGCTGGCGGCGGGCAAAGCAGAACAGCTTGCTTAG
- a CDS encoding bifunctional DNA primase/polymerase produces the protein MQAALAHAELGWPVIPGAIWHDGHFASPVDELPVTSPCLRPIKAATTDAELVREWWSTPGLHQPNVFTVTGPEVGAFAVAESLVMTLADDPWFAGLPTPVLAFPNMPIAYFLVRPPMPSVLMSDEARVMKAGMPMPLPPSALETTPVIWLVTPEQAGNRLMPGDALADLIQSYEKRKSA, from the coding sequence TTGCAGGCCGCCCTGGCCCACGCCGAACTGGGCTGGCCCGTGATACCGGGAGCCATCTGGCATGACGGACACTTCGCCAGTCCGGTGGACGAGCTGCCCGTCACCAGTCCGTGCCTGCGCCCCATCAAGGCAGCCACCACCGACGCCGAACTGGTGCGCGAGTGGTGGTCGACGCCTGGGCTGCACCAGCCCAACGTCTTCACCGTGACCGGTCCGGAGGTGGGCGCGTTCGCGGTAGCCGAGTCACTGGTCATGACGCTCGCGGATGACCCGTGGTTCGCTGGTCTGCCGACGCCGGTGCTGGCCTTCCCGAACATGCCCATCGCCTACTTCCTCGTCCGACCGCCGATGCCCTCGGTGCTCATGAGCGACGAAGCGCGGGTCATGAAGGCCGGGATGCCGATGCCCCTGCCACCCAGCGCACTGGAGACCACGCCGGTGATCTGGCTCGTCACCCCCGAACAGGCGGGCAACCGCCTGATGCCCGGTGACGCCCTGGCCGACCTGATCCAGAGCTACGAGAAGAGGAAGAGCGCGTGA
- a CDS encoding RHS repeat-associated core domain-containing protein translates to MVTLGFSLVTAVAPTPATAQAGPSAALPDLPSVPVTSPSWGSTPTGESTSRALRGNQSASTAAPDGGGSFKATPLSPTASWDVARQTGDFSWSYPLRVPPSPGGFEPSLGLSYRSSLVDGRTSATNNQSSWVGEGWELGAGYVERSYGGCTDDTEGTAAPTDTGDLCWRSHNATATYPGGGGMLVRDEGSGTWRQKSDNGARITLGTGVDNGDDNGEHWTITTVDGTTHYFGSRKESNSTWTVPVFGDDQHEECNGTTFATSWCTQAWRWNLDKSVDARGNVILYDYETETNSYGLNAEDAAVPYVRAGTLKSIVYGLRDEVAVQASARVDFELADRCVPGSDCVPEKPENWPDTSLTDRCVASTCADLHSPTFWSTKRLSRVVTKVWRGTGFDDVDSWSLGHEFPDPGSGEKAALWLKSITHTGHVGTTDVALPAVTFEGTRLANRVEQPTDAGPLQRFRLTAIISEAGGITSIAYADPDCAAGSMPASAESNTQRCFPVTWTKKDFAERTDYFHKYVVASVTTSDRFGANAMQKVSYEYLDGAAWHFSRSEFTPADRKTWDEYRGYARVKVRTGLPTDTSGPTTLAEERFYRGMGGTFTDSAGGAHTDHDWLQGVRFESTTYLGESEEVVSRTIDTPSWQGPTASRGEYQAYVVHNASSTTYTALKAGGWRTTKTESTYDDLGLVLTVNDLGDTTTDADDKCVTTTYARNTAKWLMNLPSRQEAVAVACGTPPTFPAHALADEVFAYDGQDFGVAPAKGDLTSKKSLRDRPQAAPGYGVDGSATYDRFGRPLTITDGAGNESKLAYTPADGGPLTKTVTTDALGYTTTLTVEPAWGTPTRTVDANLRVTEVAFDALGRNTEVWLPNRRKTTNPSGSAKYSYLIRNDAPSAVSETKVGPNGNHTTSTTLYDGLYRVRQVQTPTHGGRVLAETRYDSHGRQYRTTQPYYNAAPVDTTLWTAADNAVTSVTWTRFDGASRPVKQMFYAGAQKKWESTTAYDGDRVHVTPPAGGTATTTVSDARGRTTELRQYHGPTPTGTFDATTYAYWPTGDLASATDPAGNTWRWTYDVRGHLTRSEDVDRGATTTVYNALGRLETSTDARGRTTWNGYDKVGRRTEVREGGPTGLLLHKYAYDTAGGGKGRLASATRYVNGAAYTQQIGSYDSRYRPASVSVIIPEAEGLLRNTYTSYYSYNQDGTVAGETFAAAGNVPAETVLHVYDDFGRPTTTNGGIDGTTTTIASQTSFTRLGELERIHLGDGGKRTWLSYYYESDTRRLNRYIVDTETPAPMQADVSYSFDDVGNVRSVSDAPRDQPVDLQCFTYDHLRRLTGAWTPAGGVGCGPQPTTTGLSGPAPYWQSYEYDKAGNRLTEVDHKAGGDTTRTYKYPEPGTPQAHTLRKVVQEGPGGTRIEEFGYDAAGNTVTRTEPEGVQELDWDAEGKLVEASGGVTFIYGVDGTRLLRKDAESTTLYLGNQEVELAVGAPTPAVTRYYTHAGHTVAMREGKTRLTWLGSDHQGTSHVSVDVGSMTATKRRQLPFGGERGPAVLFPGERGFVGGTNDEATGLVHIGARQYDPDLGRFLSVDPIMDITDPQQWHGYAYGNNSPLTFSDPTGLAYCDYNSCPGDGGHNPNGPVNNSNGDCVRNCQNKHDNYQPGGDPPAGAYYPPITNHGDGWYGGYDSETGGTTLNGVPTPWTAAEAEKILPKVVAGYGGPNVHPLGSEMNVENTYGALLAFCRESDDCSLDDYQELQWPWIQFLGETGGLDGGGRGGGGKLARSVKQLVDMMDGCGPNSFDGDTLVLMADGTTKPIEDLEVGDVVLNADPESERTESHVVTAVHVTDADKQYVDLTVSTTDGPRTITTTAHHPFYEASRHRWIHAGDLRPDDVLDTGLGGRATVLSARAYAATMRTYNLSVDTVHTYYVLAGRTPVLVHNAPPAVCRITSKPDSPNFQSKTMTPSSIRDYRIDVENPAPGKKGAAQIHVQFMGRGADKTKYYLNPKTRTWISENGATLAPGVARKIDQKYVDRALEYLGVR, encoded by the coding sequence GTGGTCACCTTGGGGTTCTCCCTGGTGACGGCGGTCGCCCCGACACCGGCCACGGCCCAGGCGGGGCCCTCGGCCGCCCTGCCCGACCTCCCGTCCGTACCCGTGACCAGCCCGTCGTGGGGGTCGACGCCGACCGGGGAGAGCACGTCCCGGGCGCTGCGCGGCAACCAGTCGGCGTCCACCGCCGCACCCGACGGCGGCGGTTCGTTCAAGGCCACGCCGCTGTCGCCCACGGCCAGTTGGGACGTGGCCCGGCAGACCGGTGACTTCAGCTGGTCGTACCCGCTGCGCGTACCCCCGTCGCCGGGCGGTTTCGAGCCGTCGCTGGGGCTGTCGTACCGGTCGTCCCTGGTGGACGGTCGGACCAGCGCGACGAACAACCAGTCGTCGTGGGTCGGTGAGGGCTGGGAGCTCGGCGCCGGGTACGTCGAGCGCAGCTACGGCGGGTGCACCGACGACACCGAGGGCACCGCCGCGCCCACCGACACCGGCGACCTGTGCTGGCGCAGCCACAACGCCACCGCCACCTACCCCGGCGGCGGCGGGATGCTGGTGCGCGACGAGGGCAGCGGCACGTGGCGGCAGAAGTCGGACAACGGCGCCCGGATCACCCTGGGCACCGGCGTCGACAACGGTGACGACAACGGCGAGCACTGGACGATCACCACGGTCGACGGCACCACCCACTACTTCGGTTCCCGCAAGGAGTCGAACTCGACGTGGACCGTGCCGGTGTTCGGCGACGACCAGCACGAGGAGTGCAACGGCACGACGTTCGCCACCTCGTGGTGCACCCAGGCGTGGCGCTGGAACCTCGACAAGTCGGTCGACGCGCGGGGCAACGTCATCCTGTACGACTACGAGACCGAGACGAACTCCTACGGGCTCAACGCCGAGGACGCCGCCGTTCCGTACGTGCGCGCGGGCACCCTGAAGTCCATCGTGTACGGCCTGCGCGACGAGGTGGCCGTGCAGGCGTCCGCGCGGGTGGACTTCGAGCTGGCGGACCGGTGCGTGCCGGGCAGCGACTGCGTGCCGGAGAAGCCGGAGAACTGGCCGGACACCTCGTTGACCGACCGGTGCGTCGCGTCGACGTGCGCGGACCTGCACTCGCCCACGTTCTGGTCGACCAAGAGGCTGAGCCGGGTCGTCACCAAGGTGTGGCGCGGCACCGGCTTCGACGACGTCGACTCCTGGTCGCTCGGGCACGAGTTCCCCGATCCCGGCAGCGGCGAGAAGGCCGCGCTGTGGCTCAAGAGCATCACCCACACCGGGCACGTCGGCACGACCGACGTGGCGCTGCCGGCGGTGACCTTCGAGGGCACCCGGCTGGCCAACCGGGTCGAGCAGCCGACCGACGCCGGGCCGCTCCAGCGGTTCCGGCTGACCGCGATCATCTCCGAGGCGGGCGGCATCACGTCGATCGCCTACGCGGACCCGGACTGCGCGGCCGGCTCCATGCCGGCGAGCGCGGAGTCCAACACGCAGCGGTGCTTCCCGGTGACGTGGACGAAGAAGGACTTCGCCGAGCGCACCGACTACTTCCACAAGTACGTGGTGGCATCGGTGACCACGTCGGACCGGTTCGGCGCCAACGCCATGCAGAAGGTGTCCTACGAGTACCTGGACGGCGCGGCCTGGCACTTCAGCCGGTCCGAGTTCACCCCGGCGGACCGCAAGACCTGGGACGAGTACCGCGGCTACGCGCGGGTGAAGGTGCGCACGGGGCTCCCGACGGACACCAGCGGGCCGACCACGCTGGCCGAAGAGCGGTTCTACCGCGGCATGGGCGGCACGTTCACCGACTCGGCGGGCGGCGCGCACACCGACCACGACTGGCTCCAGGGCGTCCGGTTCGAGTCGACGACCTACCTCGGTGAGAGCGAGGAGGTCGTCAGCCGCACCATCGACACCCCGTCGTGGCAAGGCCCCACGGCCAGCCGCGGTGAGTACCAGGCTTACGTGGTCCACAACGCGTCCTCGACGACTTACACGGCGTTGAAGGCCGGGGGCTGGCGGACGACGAAGACCGAGTCGACCTACGACGACCTCGGCCTCGTGCTCACCGTGAACGACCTCGGTGACACGACCACCGACGCGGACGACAAGTGCGTCACCACGACCTACGCGCGCAACACCGCGAAGTGGCTGATGAACCTCCCGTCCCGCCAGGAAGCCGTGGCGGTCGCCTGCGGCACGCCGCCGACGTTCCCGGCGCACGCCCTGGCCGACGAGGTGTTCGCCTACGACGGCCAGGACTTCGGCGTCGCACCCGCCAAGGGCGACCTGACGTCCAAGAAGTCGCTGCGCGACCGCCCCCAGGCGGCCCCCGGCTACGGCGTCGACGGCTCGGCCACCTACGACCGGTTCGGCCGCCCGCTGACCATCACCGACGGCGCGGGCAACGAGTCGAAGCTCGCCTACACCCCCGCGGACGGCGGGCCGCTCACCAAGACCGTCACCACCGACGCCCTCGGCTACACGACGACGTTGACGGTCGAGCCGGCGTGGGGTACGCCGACCAGGACGGTCGACGCCAACCTGCGCGTCACCGAGGTCGCGTTCGACGCGCTGGGCCGCAACACCGAGGTGTGGCTGCCCAACCGGAGGAAGACCACCAACCCGTCCGGCAGCGCCAAGTACAGCTACCTGATCCGCAACGACGCCCCGTCCGCGGTCAGCGAGACCAAGGTCGGCCCGAACGGCAACCACACCACCAGCACCACCCTCTACGACGGCCTCTACCGGGTCAGGCAGGTCCAGACGCCGACCCACGGCGGTCGGGTGCTCGCCGAGACCCGGTACGACTCGCACGGCCGCCAGTACCGGACCACCCAGCCGTACTACAACGCCGCGCCCGTCGACACCACGCTGTGGACCGCGGCGGACAACGCCGTGACGAGCGTGACCTGGACCAGGTTCGACGGCGCCAGCCGCCCGGTGAAGCAGATGTTCTACGCCGGCGCGCAGAAGAAGTGGGAGTCGACCACCGCCTACGACGGCGACCGGGTGCACGTCACCCCGCCGGCCGGCGGCACCGCCACCACGACCGTCTCCGACGCCCGCGGCCGCACCACCGAGCTGCGCCAGTACCACGGTCCCACGCCCACGGGCACGTTCGACGCGACGACCTACGCGTACTGGCCGACCGGCGACCTGGCGTCCGCGACCGACCCGGCGGGCAACACGTGGCGGTGGACCTACGACGTCCGCGGCCACCTCACGCGGTCCGAGGACGTCGACCGCGGCGCGACCACGACGGTCTACAACGCGCTCGGCCGGCTCGAGACGTCGACCGACGCCCGGGGCCGCACCACGTGGAACGGGTACGACAAGGTCGGCCGGCGCACCGAGGTCCGCGAAGGCGGCCCGACCGGTCTCCTGCTGCACAAGTACGCGTACGACACCGCGGGCGGCGGCAAGGGCAGGCTCGCGTCGGCCACCCGGTACGTCAACGGCGCGGCCTACACCCAGCAGATCGGGAGCTACGACTCGCGGTACCGGCCGGCCAGCGTGTCCGTGATCATCCCCGAGGCCGAAGGCCTGCTCCGGAACACCTACACGTCCTACTACAGCTACAACCAGGACGGCACCGTCGCGGGCGAGACGTTCGCCGCGGCGGGCAACGTGCCCGCCGAGACCGTGCTGCACGTGTACGACGACTTCGGGCGGCCCACGACCACCAACGGCGGGATCGACGGGACGACGACCACCATCGCCTCGCAGACGTCGTTCACCCGGCTCGGTGAGCTGGAGCGGATCCACCTCGGTGACGGGGGCAAGCGCACCTGGCTGTCGTACTACTACGAGTCCGACACCCGGCGGCTCAACCGGTACATCGTCGACACCGAGACGCCCGCGCCCATGCAAGCGGACGTCTCCTACTCGTTCGACGACGTCGGCAACGTCCGGTCCGTCTCGGACGCGCCCCGCGACCAGCCCGTCGACCTGCAGTGCTTCACCTACGACCACCTGCGGCGGCTGACCGGGGCGTGGACGCCCGCGGGCGGCGTCGGCTGCGGTCCGCAGCCGACGACCACGGGCCTGTCCGGTCCCGCGCCGTACTGGCAGTCGTACGAGTACGACAAGGCGGGCAACCGCCTCACGGAGGTCGACCACAAGGCCGGCGGCGACACCACGCGCACGTACAAGTACCCGGAACCCGGCACGCCGCAGGCGCACACCCTGCGCAAGGTGGTCCAGGAGGGCCCGGGCGGGACCCGGATCGAGGAGTTCGGCTACGACGCGGCGGGCAACACGGTCACGCGGACCGAGCCCGAGGGTGTCCAGGAGCTCGACTGGGACGCCGAGGGCAAGCTGGTCGAGGCGTCCGGCGGGGTGACGTTCATCTACGGCGTCGACGGCACCCGGCTGCTGCGCAAGGACGCCGAGTCCACCACGCTCTACCTCGGCAACCAGGAGGTGGAACTGGCGGTCGGCGCGCCCACGCCCGCCGTGACCAGGTACTACACCCACGCGGGCCACACCGTCGCGATGCGCGAGGGCAAGACCAGGCTGACCTGGCTCGGCTCCGACCACCAGGGCACCTCGCACGTGTCGGTCGACGTGGGTTCGATGACGGCCACCAAGCGCCGCCAACTGCCGTTCGGCGGCGAACGCGGCCCGGCCGTGCTGTTCCCGGGCGAGCGCGGGTTCGTCGGCGGCACGAACGACGAGGCCACCGGCCTGGTCCACATCGGAGCCCGGCAGTACGACCCCGACCTGGGCAGGTTCCTGTCGGTCGACCCGATCATGGACATCACCGACCCGCAGCAGTGGCACGGCTACGCGTACGGCAACAACTCGCCGCTGACGTTCAGCGACCCGACCGGTCTCGCCTACTGCGACTACAACTCGTGCCCCGGCGACGGCGGTCACAACCCGAACGGGCCGGTCAACAACAGCAACGGCGACTGCGTCCGCAACTGCCAGAACAAGCACGACAACTACCAGCCCGGCGGCGACCCCCCGGCCGGCGCGTACTACCCGCCGATCACGAACCACGGCGACGGCTGGTACGGCGGGTACGACTCCGAGACCGGTGGCACGACGCTGAACGGCGTCCCGACCCCGTGGACCGCCGCGGAGGCCGAGAAGATCCTGCCGAAGGTCGTCGCGGGCTACGGCGGCCCCAACGTCCACCCGCTCGGCAGCGAGATGAACGTCGAGAACACCTACGGCGCGCTGCTCGCGTTCTGCCGGGAGAGCGACGACTGCTCGCTCGACGACTACCAGGAACTGCAGTGGCCGTGGATCCAGTTCCTCGGTGAGACCGGCGGCCTGGACGGCGGCGGCCGGGGCGGCGGCGGCAAGCTGGCGCGGTCGGTCAAGCAGCTCGTGGACATGATGGACGGCTGCGGACCGAACAGCTTCGACGGCGACACCCTCGTGCTGATGGCCGATGGCACGACCAAACCGATCGAGGACCTCGAGGTCGGCGACGTGGTGCTCAACGCCGATCCGGAGAGCGAGCGGACCGAGTCCCACGTCGTCACCGCTGTCCACGTCACGGACGCGGACAAGCAGTACGTGGACCTGACCGTCTCGACCACCGACGGCCCGCGGACGATCACGACGACGGCCCACCACCCGTTCTACGAGGCGTCCCGGCACCGGTGGATCCACGCCGGCGACCTGCGTCCGGACGACGTCCTCGACACCGGCTTGGGCGGCCGTGCGACCGTCCTGTCCGCACGGGCATACGCGGCTACCATGCGGACCTACAACCTGAGCGTCGACACGGTCCACACGTACTACGTGCTGGCGGGCCGCACGCCGGTCCTCGTCCACAACGCGCCGCCGGCCGTGTGCCGGATCACCTCGAAGCCCGACTCACCGAACTTCCAGAGCAAGACCATGACCCCGTCCAGCATCAGGGACTACCGGATCGACGTGGAGAACCCCGCTCCGGGCAAGAAGGGGGCCGCGCAGATCCACGTCCAGTTCATGGGCCGGGGAGCGGACAAGACGAAGTACTACTTGAACCCCAAGACCAGGACCTGGATCTCGGAGAACGGTGCGACGCTCGCTCCGGGAGTGGCGCGGAAGATCGACCAGAAGTACGTCGACCGCGCACTCGAGTACTTGGGAGTGCGATGA